The window CAATCTGGTTTGCAGGATTATCTTTTAGATACTCAATCGGCGTAACCGGGAGGACATTTCCTTGGTCATGATACATTTTACGGAATAAGTATTCCAGGAACATCGGGCCTTCAAACCACCAATGCCCATAAAGTTCTGCGTCATACGGCGAAACCACTATTGGTTTGCGGTCCATTATAGAAGCTAAATGCTCAATTTGTTTCTCGCGGTTAAACATAAAATTCCCGGCATGCGAAGCAGCTTTCTCACGTGCCCAAGCTGGATTATACGGCTCCTTTTTTGATAACGGCACTTTACCGGATACCCTAAAATACTTCAACCCAACATTTCTTCTCACCCCATCGTTATGGAGATACGACTTTATATAATCATACTCAAGGTCATACCCTACATCACGATAAAATTCGCGGTAGTCCACATCACCGGGATAGCCAATCTCTGCGGACCACACCTGCTGAGCGGACTCAATATCCCGCGCAAATACCGCCGCCCCGGATGGCGTAAATACTGGTGCGAACACGCCATACTTCGGACGCGGCGTGGCATACAACACCCCATGGGCTTCCAAAAAGAAAAACCGTATGCCTTCGCTTACCAGCACTTCATCAACCCCGGGAACATACGCGCATTCAGATAACCACATCCCGCGGGGACGGCGCCCAAAATGGCGTTCATAGGTATCACACGCAAAAAATACCTGTGCTTTTACTGACTGTTTCTGTGTTGCCAGCGGCAAAAACCCGTGTGTTGCGCAACAGGTTATCACCTCAATTTTCCCGGCATCCTGAAATTTTTTAAACGCTGTTAAAATATTACATCCATACTTATCACGAAAAATAGAGCGGTAACGCTGAAGATTTTCGTGGTACATCTTAACCGTATCCTGGAATTCAGGCAAAAACTTTGTCCGTACCAACTCTTTTTCCGTAAGTTCAACAAGTTTATCAAGTTTCTTTAAATACCTTGACATAAGAAGTTCGTCAGTCAACATATTCATCAACGGCGGCGAAATTGATAATGTAACCCGATAATCAATATTTT is drawn from Elusimicrobiota bacterium and contains these coding sequences:
- a CDS encoding 1,4-alpha-glucan branching protein domain-containing protein translates to MYPKGKEKGYWCLVLHAHLPFVRHPEYEDFLEEDWLYEAITETYLPFVDIFDRLLEENIDYRVTLSISPPLMNMLTDELLMSRYLKKLDKLVELTEKELVRTKFLPEFQDTVKMYHENLQRYRSIFRDKYGCNILTAFKKFQDAGKIEVITCCATHGFLPLATQKQSVKAQVFFACDTYERHFGRRPRGMWLSECAYVPGVDEVLVSEGIRFFFLEAHGVLYATPRPKYGVFAPVFTPSGAAVFARDIESAQQVWSAEIGYPGDVDYREFYRDVGYDLEYDYIKSYLHNDGVRRNVGLKYFRVSGKVPLSKKEPYNPAWAREKAASHAGNFMFNREKQIEHLASIMDRKPIVVSPYDAELYGHWWFEGPMFLEYLFRKMYHDQGNVLPVTPIEYLKDNPANQIVQPAASSWGDKGYFEVWLNGTNDWIYRHLHAAQRRMVEVAELFNDTTEHLQVRVLNQMVRELLLAESSDWPFIMATGTMVEYANKRITDHLVRFNELYYNLKNDRINTKFLEDLEWKDNIFPNADYKKYTRKKV